The genomic DNA ACCCGCGTCACGAGCGGCTGCTGGACGCGCTGGCCCGCAACCTTGCGATGGTGGGCGCGGTGCAGGCGCCGGACATCGTCCACTGCCACACCTGGTACACGCATCTCGCCGGCTCGCTCGCGCGTCCGCTGACCGGCGCGCGGCTGGTGCTGACCACGCACTCGCTGGAGCCGCACCGCCCCTGGAAGGTGGAGCAGCTCGGCACGGCGTACGACGTCACCACCTGGATCGAGCGCACCGCCTACCAGAACGCGGACGGAGTGGTCGCCGTCTCGCGGGCGATGAAGGCGGACGTGCAGGCGCTCTACGGCGTCGCGCCGGAGCGCATCCGCGTGATCCACAACGGGATCGACCCGGACGAGTACCGCTCGCGCCCCGACCCCGCCGTCCTCCGCCGCCTCGGCGTCGACCCCGATCTCCCCATCGTCCTCTTCGTCGGCCGCATCACGCGCCAGAAGGGGATCCTGCACCTGGTGCGCGCCATCCGCCACCTGGACGCAGGCGTGCAGGTGGTGCTCTGCGCCGGCGCCCCCGACACCCCCGAGATCGGCGAGGAGATGCGCGCGCTGGTCGACGAGGTGAAGGGCGAGGTCTCCGTCCCGGTCGTCTGGATCGCGGAGATGCTCACCAAGCCGGACGTGATCGCGCTCTACACGCACGCGGCCGTCTTCGTCTGCCCGTCTGTGTACGAGCCGTTCGGGATCATCAACCTGGAGGCGATGGCCTGCGAGACGCCGGTCGTCGCCTCCGCGGTCGGCGGCATCCCGGAGATCGTCGTCCCGGGCGAGACGGGCCTCCTGGTGCCGCTCGATGCGGAGGGCGGGGGCTCGGTGGAGCCGCGCGACCCGGACGCCTTCTCGCGCGCCCTCGCCGCCGCGGTCAACGAGCTGATGGCCGACCCCGCCCGCCGCGCCGCGATGGGGACGGCGGCCCGCGCGCGCGTCCTGGCGCACTTCAGCTGGCGCGCAATCGCGGCGCAGACGCTGGAGTTCTACCGCGAGCTGCTGTGAGGGCCCCACCCCCAGCGTCGCTCCGCGACGCATCCCCCTCCCCCGAAACCGCCCGGGGGAGGGGGAGCTTGCATAGATCTGCTCGCGTGGCCGTAACCTGCGAAGGCAGGTTTTCCGCGGTTGTTGCAGCGGTTTCAACCGCCGGACCTCATTTGAACCGATGGAGGACTCGAGTTGTCGGCTGATACGAATGCGCGGCTGTTTTCGCCGCTGAGATTGCGTGAGGTGGAGTTCAGGAACCGGATCGGGGTGTCGCCGATGTGCCAGTACTCCAGCGAGGACGGGTTCGCGAACGACTGGCACTTCGTGCACCTGGGCGCCTTCGCCACGGGCGGCGCGGGGCTGGTGATGACCGAGGCCAACGCCGTCGTCCCCGAGGGCCGCATCAGCCCGCGCGACCTGGGGATCTGGAAGGACGAGCACGTCCCTGCCCTGCGGCGCATCACCGAGTTCGTCCACGCACACGGCGCCATCGCGGGGACGCAGCTCGCGCACGCGGGACGCAAGAGCAGCACGCAGGTGCCGTGGGAGGGGAACGGCGCCGTGACGCCCGAGGACGGCGGCTGGGACGAGGTGATGGCGCCCAGCGCCGTCCCCTTCGCCGAGGGTTACCCGCAGCCGCGGGAGCTGGACGAGGACGGGATTCGACGCGTGGTGGACGGGTTCCGCGATGCGACCCGGCGCGCGCTGGAGGCGGGCTTCCGGGTGGTGGAGGTGCACGCGGCGCACGGGTACCTCCTCAACGAGTTCATGTCGCCCCTCAGCAACCAGCGCACGGACCGGTACGGCGGCTCGTTCGAGAACCGCGTGCGGCTGACGCGCGAGGTGGTCGCCGCGGTGCGCGAGGTGTGGCCGGAGATGCTCCCGCTCTTCGTCCGCATCTCGGCATCGGACTGGGCGGAGGGCGGGTGGGACGTGGACGACTCCGTGCACCTCGCGTCCCTCCTGCGCGAGGATGGCGCCGACCTGATCGACTGCTCCTCCGGCGGGCTGGTGCCGAACGCCAAGATCGAGATCGGGCCCGGCTACCAGGTGGGCTTCGCCGAGCGCGTGCGGCGCGATGGCGGCATCCCGACCGCGGCCGTGGGTCTGATCACCAACCCCGAGCAGGCGGACGACATCATCCGCACCGGCCAGGCGGACATGGTGCTCCTGGCGCGCGAGCTCCTGCGACAGCCGCGCTGGCCCCTGCTGGCCGCGCACCGCCTGGGCACCCGCGGCGAATGGCCGAAGCAATACGAGCGGGCACAGCCCCGCTAAACCTTTGAGGCATAGCGAAATGACGGAACTGGCGAAGCGGAAGCTGGGAAGCAACGGGCCCGAGATCACGCGCGTGGGGTTCGGCGCGTGGGCGGTGGGCGGCGGCGGGTGGGCCTTCGGATGGGGGCCGCAGGACGACGAGGATTCGCTGCGCGCCATGCGCCACGCCGTGGAGCGGGGCGTCAACTGGATCGACACGGCGGCGGTGTACGGCCTGGGGCACTCGGAGGAGGTCGTCGGCCGCCTCCTGCGCGACTTCGGCGACGGCGACCGGCCGCTCGTCTTCACCAAGTGCGGCCTGGTGTGGGACGACGACGACAAGATGGCGCCTCCCCAGCGCGACCTGCGCCCCGCCTCCATCCGCCGCGAGTGCGAGGCGTCGCTGCGGCGGCTGGGCGTGGAGACGATCGACCTCTACCAGTTCCACTGGCCGGACGAGACGGGCACGCCGGTGGAGGACTCGTGGGCCGAGATGCTCCGCCTGGTCGACGAGGGGAAGGTGCGCTGGGCCGGCGTCTCCAACTTCGACACGGAGCTCCTGGAGCGCTGCGACGCCCTCCGCCAGGTCGACTCGCTGCAGCCGCCCTTCTCACTGATCCGGCGCGACGCCGCGGGGGCGGAGATCCCGTGGAGCCTGGAGCACGAGACGGGGGTGATCGTCTACAGCCCCATGCAGTCCGGCCTCCTCACCGACCGCTGGTCGATGGAGCGCATCAACACCCTCGCCGACGACGATTGGCGGCGCGGCTCGGCCGACTTCCAGATGCCGAACGTGGAGCGCAACCTCGCCCTCCGCGACGCACTGGGGCCGATCGCGGAGCGCCACGGCACGAGCGTCGCCTCGATCGCGGTGGCGTGGACGATCGCGTGGCCGGGGGTGACGGCGGCCATCGTGGGCGGGCGCACGCCGGAGCAGGTGGACGG from Longimicrobium sp. includes the following:
- a CDS encoding aldo/keto reductase produces the protein MTELAKRKLGSNGPEITRVGFGAWAVGGGGWAFGWGPQDDEDSLRAMRHAVERGVNWIDTAAVYGLGHSEEVVGRLLRDFGDGDRPLVFTKCGLVWDDDDKMAPPQRDLRPASIRRECEASLRRLGVETIDLYQFHWPDETGTPVEDSWAEMLRLVDEGKVRWAGVSNFDTELLERCDALRQVDSLQPPFSLIRRDAAGAEIPWSLEHETGVIVYSPMQSGLLTDRWSMERINTLADDDWRRGSADFQMPNVERNLALRDALGPIAERHGTSVASIAVAWTIAWPGVTAAIVGGRTPEQVDGWVGAANIDLTREDLEEIAGAINRTGAGTGPRTPKQST
- the glgA gene encoding glycogen synthase → MRITLLTNEYPPHVYGGAGVHVEYLSRELARLEEGAHTVDVLAFGEQRESHGSLHVRGIPVPVKLPAQDPRHERLLDALARNLAMVGAVQAPDIVHCHTWYTHLAGSLARPLTGARLVLTTHSLEPHRPWKVEQLGTAYDVTTWIERTAYQNADGVVAVSRAMKADVQALYGVAPERIRVIHNGIDPDEYRSRPDPAVLRRLGVDPDLPIVLFVGRITRQKGILHLVRAIRHLDAGVQVVLCAGAPDTPEIGEEMRALVDEVKGEVSVPVVWIAEMLTKPDVIALYTHAAVFVCPSVYEPFGIINLEAMACETPVVASAVGGIPEIVVPGETGLLVPLDAEGGGSVEPRDPDAFSRALAAAVNELMADPARRAAMGTAARARVLAHFSWRAIAAQTLEFYRELL
- a CDS encoding NADH:flavin oxidoreductase/NADH oxidase — encoded protein: MSADTNARLFSPLRLREVEFRNRIGVSPMCQYSSEDGFANDWHFVHLGAFATGGAGLVMTEANAVVPEGRISPRDLGIWKDEHVPALRRITEFVHAHGAIAGTQLAHAGRKSSTQVPWEGNGAVTPEDGGWDEVMAPSAVPFAEGYPQPRELDEDGIRRVVDGFRDATRRALEAGFRVVEVHAAHGYLLNEFMSPLSNQRTDRYGGSFENRVRLTREVVAAVREVWPEMLPLFVRISASDWAEGGWDVDDSVHLASLLREDGADLIDCSSGGLVPNAKIEIGPGYQVGFAERVRRDGGIPTAAVGLITNPEQADDIIRTGQADMVLLARELLRQPRWPLLAAHRLGTRGEWPKQYERAQPR